The genomic region attctttttcttcagctttatcTCCTGCAATCTGCTTCTGTACCACAGGCTTATCAGGAGACACAAGGGAGCTTAAAATTTTACCCCTCACCAGTACTGATGGCCGTGCAGAGCTGTGATAGTTGAATGACCATGCAGCTGCCAGTCAAGACTAACAGAGAGAATATCTAACCAGGACAACACAGGATTTTCTTCTTGGTGAGGAGTCATAAGGTCTCACTGTACAATGAAAAGACTAAAAGGTAAGAGCTTGGTCTATGCAAGCCAGGTAGGGAAGCACAGAACTGCATTTAACAAAGAAagtggggtgggggtgtttATCCCTGTATATAGAGAAACATAGAGAGGTATGAGACTTTCTGCTCATTTTGAGCCAGAATTCAGGTTAACTACATAGTAagatttcctttcctctcaccTCAACAGAGTGTATGTCAGCTACAGACGAGGTGAAGGTTCCAGTCTGTCTGGCATGCTTGAGCCTCCCATCAACTCTGTGCATCCCCCTAAACTCATCATCgcctcattttttcccctgtaacaAGAGAACAATAAAAAGTCATTTATAGCAAGCATTCAGATCTTCACATTGGTGATAATACTGTCTAAGGGCAACACATTAATTATTATCTGTTTTCATAACTATTTATCTAAACTACCGGGACTGTCATAACAGTTTCTTtcttaagaaagaaatttaGTACATTGAGTTCCACTTGTATGGATTTGGagacttttcttttgttttaggAAAACAACTTCATGCCTTCCAGCCTCATGGCAAACTGTATGAAGACATAGAAGTCTTTAATCTTAATAAAATTTGCAACAAGCCTGGAAGATGTCCTATTAcacaagcttttatttttaaatgttggaaAACATAAATGTTCCAATTGTCAAAGTAGCTTTTCAGAATAAATcattcatgtaaaaaaaaaaaaaaaaaaaaaaaaaaaaaagttgaaaacaTAAACATACTGATATACTTCTGGGCAGCACCTCCCTTTAAAGAACAAAGGGATTTGTTGTGTGCTCAGGTCCTCAGCTTTCCACTACCAAGGCATATTGTCTCATGAACATGCTGTAAGAAAAGttaaagaaacaaatgcagTGTTGGTTGACTGGCAGTTCAAAGGCTTTAAAGTCTCTCTGGAGTCTTTCCTCTAAAAAAATGACATTAACTATGATTCATCAATCAGTGGTTTATATAACCTGATAGCATTTCACTTTCACTATCCATCAAGTCCCCAAGTTTTTTGATGTGTGATAATATGCTTTGTGTGCAGATATATCATCTGGCTAGGTATTGCTTACTACAAAATGCTTAAAGGTGATACTACACTTCACAGAGAGACCTCTGCTCAATCCCAAAAGGTGTGAAACATCCAAACAGAAGCTCCAAAGATGGAGAACTTTGGGGAATCAGGCATGTAGCTATGCATCTACCAGTCAGCATGGCTTTCTAAcaaacacttcatttttaaaatagggAAAATTTTCACAGGAACCCCGCAAACAGTTATTTTTGTTCAGTAAGGTTTGAGTTGCTTGACATATACATCCCTCTCTgacaacagaaattaaagaacTGACTTGAAATAACAGTGTGCATTGAAGactttgtaattaaaaaatatcttacCTCTATGGTGACAATTTTTATGGTTCCATTAACAGGTTCTATTCAACTGCTACAGACTACTATGAGTACTATAAAAAACAAGAGGATGATATATGTCTTAGAGCAGTGAGCTGTAATGATCCATAACTCCATGGAGAAGACTATGGCTGTTCATGACAACTGCTTATAAGATAATTTAAGACTCTGTTAGCCCTTCATTGACATGAAATTACCTGAACTGTTATGCTGATGTGATACTATCTATGACGTTGCCAACATTCTTCATTCTTACAGCAATACCAATAATTATTAACAGTGTGGCAATATGATAGTTCTCCAATATGAAACTGGCCATTTACAGCCCGTGAGAAGGGGTACAGAACCTCTGTAAAGGGTAATGAAATCAAGCCCACAGTCACTGCAATCATAGTCATTAGCCATGGGTCTAGTGCAGTAATAgtgtaaaacaagaaaaaaagaaaaaaaaaaaattgtagacaACAGCTTATGCGATAGAAAAGATTCTGAATCCAAAAGCAGAGCTTATGATACCCATTCTAAATAATACTTAGGTACATACCCAACActcatgaattttaaaaatgcttgtcCTGAAGTATgtgcttccctgctgctctgcataaAGTTCTTCTCTGAATCAAATACTATGATGACTTTTCAGCTTTGTCCCATTGAAACTGTAGCATTCATTGGTAGAACAAGTGttaatatgaaattattttactgtgttAATGACTGAAAATTTCCAGAgcctcagattttattttcttggaatAACCCAGTTCCTTCAACTTTCCACTGGCTACTTGGTTCTGGAACagtttattgaaaaaaaaaaaacaaaaacaaaaacaaaaaaaacaaaacaacaacaacaagaaaaaaaaaaccaaaacaaaacaaaaaaaaaaaaaacaaacaacttgtAGCTTGTAAAGCATTTGTGAGAGCTCATATTTAAATACTGACTTTTCCATACCATTTATGTTTTCTGATATCAGGGACAATGTCAGACAGAAGGGGAGTAGTTGCCAAATGGATGGAAACAGTACCATAACAGAGCAAAAatccactgaattttttttcaggcagatgTGCAAGAGTCCTagtgaatttttaattacttcttaGAGCAGAGAGGCAATTTCATGTACTGATTCACGTTCTTGTGTTTATCAAAATCTTTTCTCAATTCCAAGTAGAAAGAAAAGGTCAGGTCTTACACTCACACATACAACAGTCCATGCCTACAGTAAATACAGCCCTACTATATTTCTCTTTGATGAAAGGCTCTCTTATTTTGCAGGCACATGTGCCAACGTACCATAAATAAGTTAATTTATATTTCATGGTATCATCAACATAAATCCTCCTACGTAACTTAGTATGCTGCATTTACcattagtgaaaaattattaCTAAGATGACTGATTCCCAGTTCAGCACAGCACTCCTGCttaaacagcagagaaaatacCACTATTAATAGCAGAGCTGTCAAGACAACATCATCTGAAAGATTCAGAGTGTTTCAAGACAAAACCAGGTTGTCACTGTCATGCTGCAGtttgcaaaggggaaaaaaaaaatctgattattgAAAGTGAGatagtttaaaagaaaacttggtTAAAACTTATGTAGTGGATCATGTGGGAAGGGCTGGCTGACATAATTCTGTGcagatttattttgaaaaacagcaaTATCTCTTCCTAGTGGATAGTTCCATTTGCTCTGTACTTACTAGCAATTCAACACCAATGAAATAAGCCTGGGGAGGATGAAAAGTGCTTCCTGGTCTCATTATATCTTCTACAGATGTGTATGCTCTTTATAAGATGCTGAGGTGGGAAAGAGGGGTGCAGAGTTCTCACAGGACAACCTGTAAGAACCGGGTAGTACAGAAACAGCGCTTCTACACCTATCTAGTTCCTCAGTCTCCCTTTTCCCATACAGGAACATTCAGGGAGACCTCCTTCTGAACATTCAGTACCAATATACTCACTCTGGACTCTGCTGTAAGGAGAGACTTATGCAGTGAACCAAGTTGGAAATTTACAACACATTGACTCTGCAAGGAGGTACTCCCATTAAGTGCCATAGCCTTCcttttagaaaaattatttgttctgCTTTAAAGTACACATATAAGTCTACATCTTATAGAACTCCATATACTATTGTAATAGCAGTATTCATACATTACAGCAATATATTTGAAAGCTGAACAACTTTTCATAGATTAGCTCTTATAAACAGTGACTTTAGATAATTATCCTAGCAGGAAGCAATGGATGGCTTAGATTTCCAGAAAGGAAGAATAGTAGTACTATTTAATATTACTTACTTACTGCTAGCACTGTCTAGAGCCCTTGTAAGTGATACTGATAACCAGAGGAGAGTTCTGGTTTtggctgcagaagcagccagaTTTCTGGAAATAGGTTTCAGgtggaaagaaaatcaagaatttAAAcctcctcttgtattcaaaGTTAAATTTTTGTAGAAGGCCAGTAGAAGCCATGCAATTAACACTCTACAAACTGTAAGCACAAAGGGCATTAGGAACTATAAGTCACCAATCACTGTACTGTCAGTTCCAACTTCTCTAATCTAAACATGGGGTTCATTCCTCTTGCTTGGGAGATTCTCAAATATAGGACCTGACACAGCACAAACTCTGCTGAACTCATTCTCAAAGCAGTCATTAGCAGTAGCCCTTTGAGGCTACACCATCATTCTCTCAACAGTGTGAGCTGAGTTGTATCATAAAAGCCAGATTTAAGATATTGTTAattattcaaattatttctttccattttctagTCTATTCCATATGTGGCCACTCTTCATTTCTATAACACTATATTTTTCCATTGGGTCAGAAATTGTTAACTTTGCTCCCTTTACTTCTGCTGCTAGCTCCAGATTTCTTTCACATGTTTAACATCAGTTTTGGGATCAACAAGAGCAACAGGAAGAGCTCCTTGAGTTTTTAGCAGAGCTGAAATGCCCCACAccaaatagaaataataaagtTGTGCAAGCAAAAGAGTCGTTGACATAGTAATATTTGAACTTAAATGAtatctggtttattttttaaaaaaaatgaaataagctCATTTCAAGTTAAGGCccaaagcttttccttttctcttttgataCAACTAAACCATGAGTTATTCACACATTTCTGGTTACTGGTAACTAGAGcaagagtgggttttttttccagaaagatcTAGCTTGCACAGCAGAACAGCTTCTGATAAAATTTAAGAGGTAATGTGGCTTTGTGTCACACTCTCACAAAGGAGACATATGTATTACCATTAGCATCATGGAGTATTATTAAGCATTGTTAAGCAAATGTGGAACTCAGAAATTGAAAAGCAGCCATTAAATTGAGAAGCAGGCCTCCAGCATGTCAAGAACAGCCTAAGAAAAAGGtaaatacaagaaaaaggagacaaaCTTCAGCATTAGGAGCTGAGCACATAAGAGTTAAGGCACTCTGGGTGAATTCATTTCACTTTAGATACCTACAGTGTATGCCTAACATCTATGCCTAAGTGAGTAACACAAGGCTGTTTTTAGAGTCAAAAAGGAGGaacaaacacaaattatttGAGCTATATTAATCTTCTACATTAGAAACAGGCATCAGCATGGTCTCATTCATCTCACATTTAGTAAGACAAGTCCCACTTCCCAGTATATAAAAGCAGCAAACACTTGTGACAGGGCTGGTGCCctgttcctctgctgccagcacatTACTGGGCAGAGCATTTTCATCATCTTGCAATAGAAAACATTTATGCAGGTAGTTTCCAGCAGAAGTGGGACATATCTTCTGGATTCTTTGCaagcctctgctcctctggggtCCCCTAACCTTTATATAGGTAAATTACttcagacaatttttttcacacagactTACAGACACCAGTACAAATAGGTAAAATTACCATTTAACTACTCAGGATAGAACTGGCCACAGGTCTCTTTACTgaggataaattattttttcccttaggCTGATATCATGTGTTATGCTCAATAATAAAGAGGGTTTTTCTAAGATCTAGGTTAGGGAACTttttcagtgataaaaataattaaccACTATAAATAACTAACCACTTCACTGAATGGCACTAACTGCACAGTACTTTGTGCCAGGTTCTTGAAATTAAAgtataaatatttctgcagtcaAAGGGATTCCTCAGTTTCAGATTCCATTCTTGTTTGTGTGAAAAAACACTACTTCTGCTCAAAATAGCATGTAACAGAAGCTATGATACCTTAATTTTGTTAACATTACATCTGATTAATAGCTGAACAGACTTCTTGCTGACTCTGCCAAAATGCTATGTGGCCCAGGAGGCAGCCAATGGTCCTGGGATATCGGGACCAGTCCCATTTCTACAATGTACTCCAGAATTAGCTTTTCTCTTCTGGCCTCAAGGCAGTAGAGGCTCTCCATAGCCTTTTGTAGGACAGATAGAAACAAGACTTGGGACCAACATTCCTTTGAAAAGGCTGCTCCACTTTTCTTATGCCAAACCACAGCTTGATTCAAGCTTGACACAACAGCCATTCACCTAGGTGCCTTGAAACAAAACAGATCCTGAATATTCAGCCTAGTATCTGAAAATCTTACATGACAACTGCACTTTATCTATTTTATCTATTTCACAAGAGCTGAGCAAACACACCACTGCTGTTGGTGGGATTCACATCTCTTCCCACCACAGAAGAAGTTTCAACCACCAGTCAGATTATTTGCAGAATTGTTTCTTTAGCACAATTCTATGTCTGTAAAATGAGCCTAATCATGCCTTCATTTCAGAGGGGTGAAATTATTATAGTGAGAATAATACCAGGATGTTAATTCATTGTAGTCAAATGCTATGGTGAAAATAACAACAGCTGACTCACTGGAGAGAGAAATTTGTTTCAGATGTTGCACAGAACATATTGTCacattaaagataaaaaaaccatCATATATCTCTTGTATTAGGACTGTCCACCCAGGGGAGGATGACAGGAATCTGAGTAAAAAAGTTTTATCATTAAAAACAGAGTGCGAAATATCCAGAAACAGCACCcctaagaaacaaaacaaaacaaacaaacaacccaaaaaaccccaaaatacttTGTCACTTGCTAGAATTTGCTAAAATCTTAACTGTAgcccagaaagaaagaaagaaagaaagaaagaaagaaagaaagaaagaaagaaagaaagaaagaaagaaagaaagaaagaaagaaagaaagaaagaaagaaagaaagaaaggagagagaagaaagaaagaaagagaagaaagaaagaaagagaagaaagaaagagaagaaagaaagagaagaaagaaagagaagaaagaaagagaaagcaaggaaggaaggaaggaagaaataaagaagtgaTTTTCCTAATTCCCACTGAAATCACAGGAAAAGTGGTTCTAATTGGTATCCTTAGAAATCTGCCATCACATAAGTTATTAATACTGGGATTTAGTCTTTTAAAAGTGTATGTTTTTCCCTGAACCACATACTGTGAACACTAAAGATATATATGCACAGGTAGGCTTTAATCTGGTATTTACAAGCAATTTAATcctaatctttttttcttcttaagaatATTAATTGATAAAATTTTCATGTCTGACATTAAAAAATCTACAGTGTTCataaaaaatccaaagaaatccaaaaagccaaacaaaaacaaagctaCAAAAACCCCACTTTTACATTAATCATGATAAAATTTTCATTCACATTTATACTTTACTGAAAAATGTACATTCCTGCCTTCTTGTCCTGAATGATCACCCTGTCATTCTAAAGAATTTTTAGTCTTTGGATATTCCTAATGCACCGTTTATCCCttcaaacctttttttcagttttgatcATTATACCCTTCTACAACAAACCTCCACAACTATCCCAGCTTTTCTAAGATATCTTCTTCTTTACATTTCAGTTACTGGTGATCTGGTGCTTCATTTACTCTGGCtttctttttagcttttgtTACCTTACTTAGCCCTTGCAAACACCCACAGGGAATATTACCTCAGCATCTTATCAGATCTGTGAGACTGAGGCTACAGTTCTGATGTGCAGCATCTTCATGAGGGCATCCTGCATCTACCAGGTTAATATTTAGTGATGTGTTAATGTAACAGTGACCTatctgtccctgctcccctctgggGTACTTTCTATCTATAGGGCTGGGGATTAATGACAGTCTCTCTGCTGCCTGATGTCAGAGCTGAGAAAGGTGTGAGGGATATATAAGAGCTGTATTACTTGTCAgcaaggaagggggaaagggatactccagagctggatgcaagTGTGGAATTGTTGCATGCACCCTTCTTGCTCACACAGGCTCCCACACCTCTCCAGCCAGCTCCCTGACCAGCAAAAGGTAaacaatttctttatttttccttatttaagGAGCGGTGCAACAGATGTGCTTTGAGGAAAGCACAGTGTTTCTCATTATTAATCACTAtcatttttcaagaaaaggcTAAGATAACTCTTCAAGGTAAGTTGCACCTGGGACCAGAATTTGAGACTGGGACATATCAGGGGATGCAAACCAGAGACAGGGAAAAGGATTTAAATTACTACATGGAAAATGAACTGTTGAGAGGTATCTGTCTGAATCTGTGTTGTGTCACTACACTTAGAGGCATCACTTTTTACTCTGCCCTGTGAAAATGAGTGGCTGCTGGTGATTTAAGACAGCATGGGCATCAGTAATAGGATATGATGAAGAGTCTTTGggtttgctttcagttttgaatcattattcttttcagaaagtttGGCAGCAAAGATGTGCAGCCTAAAGCTGTCAGTTCTCTTCATTGCCCTTTCTGTCACTCTGAACCGTTTGGAAGCTACACCTATTGAAAAGTGAGTAATAAATAAtcatatttctttctccttaagggaaaaaaagtgttcagaTTATTGCATGAATTGCTTTAGCTTTCGTATCTCAGATAACATGAGGAAAAATAGAGCTATTCAATTTCATAGgatattttattgttgtttaAAGATTGCTATCTGTGGCTGATGATCTATCTGATGGTACTTCCAAGAGACAAGGATGGATATTGCCAGTAATGCCACAGAATACACTCTCAGGACTTAGTGAGGAAATGCCAGATCAATcagcagcaaagacaaaaaGGTATTGATTTCCCTTATTTCTTCTAGTCATATTAGTTAGGAttaaattctgaatttaaatttGTGCCAGTGTTATTCTGTTACCTTGAGACTCTTCCTGTCTGTTGTTTATTCACaaaaagaacttaaaataaGATTCTTCTTGCAAACAGAGCTGTTTTCTAAGTATAAAGATCTAAGCATTTAGGGTAGAAAGTGAAATCCAGAGGCAAAAGTTGCAGATCATTCAACCACCACTTTACAATTATAatgttttcataaataaaaatggcTACTAATGCTACATTACCTTGAGAAGAAAGGTGTAGTTTGAAAGGACTTTCTTAGCCAAGTTTGTCACACTTAAAAGCttgatggggagaaaaaaaaattgttataacACTTATGTTGTGCTAgaattgaattattttataaCATAACTATTTCCTCTAAGTAAGTAATATTTTATCACAGAGTTAAATATCCATTTAATcatgggaagaaggaaaaccagcaaCTGGCTCTGATAGAATTGAAAGAGTCTGAAATGTATTCAGGTTTATAAATCCAGAAATCCTGtttcaggtaattttttaatgaataaatcAGAGTTTCAAAAAGTATTTGTACTAAAAGATTAAGAGTGCTGAACTGTTATAATGGTTTATCAGGCTTTTGAGTAAATTTCTTACAATGACTACTTTATGAGAAGCTATATCAAAACCTATCCAaccatttcctttaaaatcaattatatatttataacatTTATTGCTTAGAAATTGCTGCCTATTTGTCATCGAAGAATCACTATAATACAGTCATTCCTCTCAAAATTGCTATCCCATTTGTATTCTTAGATTGATTCAAATAACTCTAAAATAATAGATGACATTTTAGATAAATTATGTAGTCAACCAATAGGAAAATATTCTCATTGTCAACTGCTCAGAGATTGAAACTGGGAAATTGTCACTCACTGCAGTAAATTTCTGCTGCAAGCTGTTTTCTACTTCATGTCAGATCAACATGAAGAAATCCAAGAAAAGTAACAATAACTTGGTCAACAATCTCAAAAAGTGTTTCTGTCTTAAGCAACAACAGTGGTCTAAGAACCACGTTTTCTGTACgcacaaaacaaataaaaaattacattctacCTAAGTTCTAAACAGAAGTCTGTAAATGGCCTGTTGGTTCAgataatttcattctttttaaattgGATTCCTCCGTGGACACTCATCAAAGTctttaaagcaaattatttcctgcAACAACAGCACTTCCAAGTTAAGGGTGTTCCAACAAAGATACGGATGCTTTTCACTAGTGAAGATcacagggctgcagctcctctcctgaGATGACAGCCTGAGATAGTTGGGTTCGTTCTGCCCAGAGAAAAGAAGGGTCTGGGGAGACCCAGAAcatccttccagtacctgaagggaacctacaaGAAAACTCAGGAGGGGCTTTATTACATGGGGTggtggctttaaactggaagagggtagatttatgttagacatcaggaagaaattcttcagtgtgagtCATGAGAcaccagaacaggttgcccagggtggctgtggatgccccattcctgaaattgttcaaggccatgttagatgggactttgagcagcTGGTCTAGTTGGTCCCTTGCAAcacaaaacattctgtgatcctaCAATAAAAAACTCCTCTTTAGACAGAACAAACTCTTAATTGCTACTGAATTAATCTAATGGCAATGCCTGTCACCTCTCATGATGTGTGGCACAGTTGGGCTAAAGAGCCCCCAGGCTTGGACTGGAATATTACTATTTGCTTCAGTGAGAGAAGGATATAATTTTTTGAGCATAAGAGAACTAAATAAATGTTAGTGATTGTCATTATGTTCGTAATCCTCATGATATCATCAAAGGCTCTAAATAGATTTAGAAGTTCAGCTGAAAGCTAAACATTTAGTCATTGTTTTAACTTACTGTCTTAACTATACTATCATTACAGGTTTTCTAGATGTCATAAGCTGCTATGCAGAATATCAATAAAAAAGACATATGACTATT from Heliangelus exortis chromosome 1, bHelExo1.hap1, whole genome shotgun sequence harbors:
- the IAPP gene encoding islet amyloid polypeptide isoform X1; protein product: MCSLKLSVLFIALSVTLNRLEATPIEKLLSVADDLSDGTSKRQGWILPVMPQNTLSGLSEEMPDQSAAKTKSHHLEKRKCNTATCVTQRLADFLVRSSNNIGAIYSPTNVGSNTYGKRDTAGLLSREPQNDAQL